Part of the Ammoniphilus sp. CFH 90114 genome, TTCGTCCTTTATTCTCAGAAAAATAAATTATGTCATTTCCAATCATGGATTGAACCAATATGGCAGGGATCTTTCCTATCGAGGTTGCAAGGATATAGGCCCTCCCTTCAAGTTTCGATACCCCTGAAGCTAAATTTAAGGCAACGGGCGGGATGACAGGAAACAACCTTAATGTAAGGATGGAGCGAAAACCATTTCTCTTTACAAAATCATCCATCTTCATCAGCTTAGGGTGATGTTCTAGCTTTCGTTGAGCCCAATCTCTTCCTGTTGTGCGTGCGACATAAAACATCAAGACAGACGCCACTACCGCACTAATCCAGTTTATTAGAAATCCCCCAACCAATCCGAAAACTAAAACATTAGCTGCAACCAGTACAAGGAAGGGGATCACGGGCAAAAAGGTTTGAATAATGATTAATGCACTCCCGAGCAAAACAGCCCACACACCTAATCCTCTTAGCCATTCAGCAATAAGATGGATATCCATAGCGGATAACTTCTCTCGTATTGGCCCTAAAAACGTTAAAATAAATGCTGCTATGAGAATGAACAGCACGATTATCCATCTTTTTTTCATCCTTCCGTCTCACCTCACCTTTATAGTTTGCCTGTCATAGGCATACAACCATTCCGTTTTTCTATAACAATCATAGGATATATAAACCAAATCTTAGGAGAGGATATCTGTGTATAAACGTAGATATCAATATGTAGTAAGTAAATGGGCTAAAACTCAGTTGCTGATGGAAAACGAGATGATTCGAAGTTACATTCCAGAAACGCAGCTCCTCACTAGACAATCCCTCCTCCAGATGCTAGAGCGTTATCCTTTTCTTTATCTGAAGCCGGATAACGGGATGAAAGGAAAAGGAATTTTCAGACTGGACCAGATCCAGAAAACATACTGGCTTCATACCAGCGAATGGGTAAAATCTTTTTCCAATTTAAATCAAGTTACGGGGATGCTAAAACGCCTTACTAAGGACAATAAATACCTTATTCAACAAGGCGTTGAGTTAATCACCCAGCAAGGGATGCCCATTGATTTCCGTCTTTTGTTACAAAAGCCAAAAGATGAGTGGGTCTATTCTGGGGTCGTAGGCAAACTGGGGGAAAAAAATAGTATTACAACTAATTTGGCCTGTGGGGGAAAAGCCATTCCCTTCCGTACCGCTATCGAAAACACGCTAGGGCTTTCCTACGGAGAAATCAGAGACTTAAGAGATGAATTAATGGATCTCAGTTTTCTTATTGCAGATGAACTTACCTTTACCTATCCCGGGTTACGTGAACTCGGCATTGATTATGCCATAGACACTAAAGGTAAGGCCTGGCTCATTGAAGTGAATACAACGCCAGGACATCGTTTATTTAAAGGTCTTCCTAATGAAAAGATCTACAAGCGGATCATCCGAAACATCAAAATAATTTACTCAGACACTTGATGATTACCCCCTTAATTGGGGGTTTTAACCATTTTCTCCCATTCACATACACTGTTTATGTAATAATTAGGAGAGAAGGCGGTTAACCCCATGCGAAATAAGGATCACCTCTGTGTGATGTATACTTCTGAAAACGATTTGCTTCGTTTTTATTCGAACCTACCTGCGATGGCCAAACAAAGAATTAAACTTTATCCT contains:
- a CDS encoding TVP38/TMEM64 family protein; its protein translation is MKKRWIIVLFILIAAFILTFLGPIREKLSAMDIHLIAEWLRGLGVWAVLLGSALIIIQTFLPVIPFLVLVAANVLVFGLVGGFLINWISAVVASVLMFYVARTTGRDWAQRKLEHHPKLMKMDDFVKRNGFRSILTLRLFPVIPPVALNLASGVSKLEGRAYILATSIGKIPAILVQSMIGNDIIYFSENKGRILLLVLGFGFILVVGMSLVRKKLKLS
- a CDS encoding YheC/YheD family protein produces the protein MYKRRYQYVVSKWAKTQLLMENEMIRSYIPETQLLTRQSLLQMLERYPFLYLKPDNGMKGKGIFRLDQIQKTYWLHTSEWVKSFSNLNQVTGMLKRLTKDNKYLIQQGVELITQQGMPIDFRLLLQKPKDEWVYSGVVGKLGEKNSITTNLACGGKAIPFRTAIENTLGLSYGEIRDLRDELMDLSFLIADELTFTYPGLRELGIDYAIDTKGKAWLIEVNTTPGHRLFKGLPNEKIYKRIIRNIKIIYSDT